A window of the Sardina pilchardus chromosome 21, fSarPil1.1, whole genome shotgun sequence genome harbors these coding sequences:
- the nsd1a gene encoding histone-lysine N-methyltransferase, H3 lysine-36 specific, with translation MNQSCKVAVRDGSPCHSTSQELHTSGGHFKSGTGRSPAVLSKTAFKQTSQYPYNQQKNPSSCYSPLRRLQDLTTMVNRPDLSLQEKDFHGRNHLHRHSPLGATDFGSGLVHSPLSPSNSDTNPRELDKNGFSPLSSDSLEHSPPIPNGYLHFESTLFDSKDEDDEDDDDYEQSNGEVSVVSLSNKCKKRDFPEVCYSSSTYKHEPVVSSLVPKNIPEPDPAIMSHGLDDVNMVDLDSMDEFSDSDCDLPSTENMASWVGSSQFSPNGSYSNSSSPKKKPLPGIKYVEGDVVWAKFNRRPWWPCQVTCDSPNGIHTRMKEPSRRPCRLYFLKTFGEVVDRAWVPGKATYPFEGGHQFENLPVLRRRGRQKEKDYKYTIPKRLMDSWKASVREAEAHLPAAPKNGLLATSAWERDVSTPVADERASDSPSCSAVFPAASPLSPLFSNGNDQPMRSPPLARESRKKTPSKKKIATLYKSFTNIKETPKTLSSCTEDKTEVFDNPTVSDLPKKDSRDCYFDIDTVPKILCPKRSEEEQQQQQQQPVAKKVLGKDVKPVTPIAKKTGKDKRERNSKSISSVVADLAIKQLANKERAANLALQKKKVSNASSGSPDSVVNLHSHHLPASSGLMTRALRASEESEEARSALAEEGLSPHQDLADILERRWQSKLVPDADSESARLTFSPPARSPPTSPFRKFASGKPDKNHVCNGAVVKSDASTDHLSVGSVQVKQESVMSDISSTSFPSPCLSPSESPVDGRDLSVKSPPKDEGESGKSSGYHFSTFLMLLKDLHDTREKEGKPLTLPAPPSSSLIKEEPSLIPGASDEPSEGGLRETADSSTSSSTVAAATHGTKAQNGKCVKSPPTPKASHARPSKTKSKAGTKKDAPRNEGKNVPAASHTALFSKTLNTQKQQQQQQQHSSTADLDALEMGLPPPEDLPSSYTFPKFAPKKRWQTFESGTTGDGAKFKEGDQGHSAQQNSAKVPSEFNGLFKDSHHSNQDTDVGEKKEGSEHNKRLRKPSKRLLEWNEDYEQIFCPKKKTKKTLETLRLGIGSSDTSGGSPEEVTPQHPRPAGDKQMSPDGEKSKTSSASEHYHHHHHHHHHHPPSSPPHLQPVHQQHQPADGTVSGVDSSNPPQEAPSLSIAEGDTPGHADTSFSERKRPRKPSHKVLECVIEEELNRNLKKKKPMKKELPVPTLPSPSPSAAMCPPSESEASNDAGPMTSSPVQQQSPLAPISVKEGEDGSLDRTKEEAETSVNGDEPSQSESMVSCHDGSLSSPHDLLPNDLGLSGKKPYMEKGGAASLKENVCQVCEKTGELLLCEGQCCGAFHVQCIGLTETPKGKFVCKECTTGVHTCFVCKTAGRDVKRCQIPVCGKFYHMDCILKHSPTVPQIRGFRCSLHVCLACYITNPTNPSSSKGRLTRCVRCPVAYHANDYCMAAGCVPLANNSFLCPNHFSARKGCRNHEHINVSWCFVCSEGGSLLCCESCPAAFHRECLNIDMPKGSWFCNDCRAGKKPHFKDILWVKVGRYRWWPAEVSQPRNVPENILKMRHDVGEFPVHFFGSKDYVWTYQARVFPYMEGDANNKEKMGKGADAIYKKALQEAAERFRELQAEKEMRQLQEDRRNDKKPPPYRHIKVNRPIGKVQIITADLSEIPRCNCKATDENPCGIDSECINRMLMYECNPQVCAASERCQNQSFTKRQYCDVEIFRTLSRGWGLRCVNDIKKGAFVSEYVGEVIDEEECRARIKHAQENDICNFYMLTLDKDRIIDAGPKGNQARFMNHCCQPNCETQKWTVNGDTRVGLFALEDVPKGVELTFNYNLECLGNGKTVCKCGAPNCSGFLGVRPKNQLPGEDKKKKKLPVKRKNKLEVTKEREDECFYCGDSGQIISCKKPGCPKVYHADCLNLSKRPAGRWECPWHQCDACGQEAASFCEMCPSSFCGQHREGMLFISKLDGRLSCSEHDPCGPDPLEPGEIRGEFIPDLATARAIAAGLPLPLPMPAGAVASASTAATLPCPLKMGQPALTPATSKLLPGPAKGDPIAQYRTPGRPFVTPTADGVLVSPSAGSVPASPKEVKEEEPEDEGEVIEGVVEGDDDEEEEEEEEEEEEEEEEEEEEEEEEELEVIEDEEEQDYEEVGFEDGVIEEAAEDEEDEEEEEEEDCEDPFEDDWEEGECVDGDGDADGDGDVDADASADEDFDDSADLGDVERLEQKEWERVMGGEK, from the exons ATGAATCAATCCTGTAAAGTGGCAGTGAGGGATGgctctccctgtcattccacCTCGCAGGAACTCCACACCTCGGGTGGACACTTCAAGAGTGGGACAGGCCGCTCACCTGCTGTGCTGTCGAAGACGGCCTTCAAGCAGACGTCGCAGTATCCATACAATCAGCAGAAAAACCCTTCCTCCTGCTACAGTCCTCTGAGACGCCTACAGGACCTCACAACCATGGTGAACAGGCCTGACCTGAGTTTGCAGGAAAAGGACTTCCATGGCCGCAATCACTTGCACAGGCACAGTCCCTTGGGTGCCACTGACTTTGGGAGCGGACTCGTTCACTCACCCCTGTCTCCCAGTAACAGTGATACAAATCCACGGGAGCTGGATAAGAATGGTTTTTCACCTCTAAGCTCGGACAGCTTAGAACACTCTCCCCCTATTCCAAATGGCTACTTGCATTTCGAGTCTACCTTATTTGACAGCAAGGATGAAGACGACGAAGATGATGATGACTATGAGCAAAGCAACGGTGAAGTCAGCGTGGTGTCGCTGTCCAACAAGTGTAAAAAAAGAGACTTCCCTGAAGTGTGCTATAGCTcaagcacatacaaacacgaACCTGTTGTGTCCAGTCTGGTCCCTAAAAACATACCTGAACCGGACCCTGCTATAATGTCCCATGGCCTTGATGATGTCAACATGGTGGATTTGGACAGTATGGATGAGTTCTCTGACAGTGACTGTGACCTGCCCAGTACTGAGAACATGGCATCCTGGGTCGGGTCATCTCAGTTCTCGCCCAATGGTTCCTATTCAAAC tcaAGTAGTCCGAAGAAGAAGCCGCTGCCTGGAATAAAGTATGTTGAGGGTGACGTTGTTTGGGCCAAGTTCAACCGGAGACCCTGGTGGCCCTGCCAAGTAACCTGTGACTCCCCGAACGGAATCCACACACGAATGAAAG AACCCAGCCGGCGGCCCTGCCGGCTCTATTTCCTCAAGACTTTCGGAGAGGTTGTGGACAGGGCCTGGGTCCCCGGCAAAGCCACGTATCCCTTTGAGGGGGGGCATCAGTTTGAGAATCTCCCAGTGCTCAGACGAAGAGGGAGGCAGAAGGAGAAAGACTACAAATACACG ATACCCAAACGCCTCATGGACTCGTGGAAAGCCAGCGTGAGGGAAGCTGAGGCCCACCTCCCGGCGGCCCCGAAGAACGGCTTGCTCGCGACCTCCGCGTGGGAGAGGGACGTCTCCACGCCTGTGGCGGACGAGAGGGCGTCGGACTCGCCCTCCTGCTCCGCGGTTTTCCCCGCGGCCTCCCCTCTAAGCCCCCTGTTCTCCAACGGAAATGACCAACCCATGAGGAGCCCGCCGCTGGCGAGAGAAAGCAGGAAAAAAACTCCCAGTAAAAAGAAAATTGCCACGTTGTATAAATCCTTTACCAACATCAAGGAAACGCCGAAGACGTTGTCGAGCTGCACAGAGGACAAAACGGAGGTCTTTGATAATCCCACGGTGTCAGATTTGCCCAAGAAAGATAGCAGAGATTGTTATTTTGATATCGATACAGTACCCAAAATTCTATGCCCCAAACGCTCTgaggaagagcagcagcagcagcagcagcagccggtgGCCAAGAAGGTTCTGGGGAAAGACGTGAAGCCGGTGACCCCCATAGCGAAAAAGACGGGCAAAGACAAGCGAGAGAGGAACTCCAAGAGTATATCGTCCGTCGTGGCAGACTTGGCCATCAAACAGCTGGCCAACAAGGAGCGCGCGGCGAACCTGGCGCTCCAGAAGAAGAAGGTGAGCAACGCGTCGTCCGGTTCCCCGGACAGCGTGGTGAACCTGCACTCGCACCACCTGCCGGCCAGCAGCGGCCTGATGACGCGAGCGCTGCGGGCCAGCGAGGAGAGCGAGGAGGCGCGGTCCGCCCTGGCGGAGGAGGGCCTCTCGCCCCATCAGGACCTGGCGGACATCTTGGAGCGGCGCTGGCAGTCCAAGCTGGTGCCCGACGCCGACTCCGAGTCGGCCCGCTTGACCTTCTCCCCGCCCGCCCGCAGCCCTCCGACGTCCCCGTTCCGCAAGTTCGCGAGCGGCAAGCCGGACAAGAACCACGTCTGCAACGGAGCCGTGGTCAAGTCGGATGCCTCCACTGACCATCTCTCTGTGGGCTCCGTTCAAGTGAAGCAGGAGAGCGTCATGTCAGACatatcctccacctccttcccaTCCCCATGCCTGTCGCCCTCGGAGTCCCCGGTGGACGGCAGAGACCTGTCGGTCAAGTCGCCGCCGAAGGATGAGGGCGAGTCGGGCAAGTCTTCCGGTTACCACTTCAGCACCTTCCTGATGCTACTGAAGGACCTGCACGACACtagagagaaggagggcaaGCCGCTCACCTTGCCGGCGCCTCCCTCGTCCTCGCTCATCAAGGAGGAGCCGTCCCTCATCCCCGGGGCGTCGGACGAGCCGTCGGAGGGCGGCCTCCGCGAGACGGCGGACTCCtcgacctcctcctccaccgtcGCCGCCGCCACGCACGGGACCAAAGCGCAGAACGGCAAGTGCGTGAAGTCGCCGCCGACGCCAAAGGCCTCCCACGCCAGACCTAGCAAGACAAAGTCGAAGGCCGGCACGAAAAAGGACGCGCCGCGAAATGAAGGAAAGAATGTTCCGGCGGCGTCCCACACAGCACTCTTTAGcaaaacactgaacacacagaagcaacagcagcagcagcagcagcactcgtCCACGGCGGATTTGGATGCACTTGAAATGGGATTGCCACCTCCGGAGGACCTCCCCAGTTCCTACACTTTCCCCAAATTCGCTCCCAAGAAGCGGTGGCAGACGTTCGAATCGGGCACCACCGGGGATGGTGCCAAGTTCAAGGAGGGTGATCAGGGTCATTCGGCACAGCAAAACTCCGCAAAAGTGCCCTCAGAGTTTAATGGACTCTTCAAAGACAgccaccatagcaaccaagaCACAGATGTGGGTGAAAAGAAAGAAGGCTCAG AACACAACAAGAGGCTCCGGAAACCCAGTAAACGACTTCTGGAGTGGAACGAGGATTATGAACAGATTTTCTGCccaaagaagaaaacaaagaaaacctTAGAGACACTTAGATTG GGAATTGGCTCAAGCGACACAAGTGGAGGGTCCCCAGAAGAGGTTACTCCTCAACACCCACGGCCAGCAGGAGACAAACAGATGTCCCCGGATGGAGAGAAGTCTAAGACTTCCTCTGCATCTGAACattaccaccatcatcatcatcatcatcatcatcatcctccttcTTCCCCTCCTCATCTTCAACCTGTTCATCAGCAACACCAGCCAGCCGACGGAACAGTCTCGGGCGTGGACTCCTCAAACCCTCCTCAGGAGGCTCCATCACTCAGCATAGCAGAAGGAGATACTCCGGGGCACGCAGACACAT ctttctcagaaagaaagagaccaaGGAAGCCTTCTCACAAAGTTCTAGAATGCGTCATTGAGGAGGAGCTCAACAGAAACCTGAAGAAGAAg AAGCCTATGAAGAAAGAACTACCAGTACCCACGCTGCCAAGCCCTTCTCCCTCAGCAG CAATGTGCCCACCATCAGAGAGCGAAGCAAGCAATGATGCAGGACCTATGACCTCCTCACCtgtccagcagcagtctccattGGCCCCAATCAGTGTTAAAGAAGGAGAGGATGGAAGCCTGGATAGGACAAAAGAGGAGGCTGAGACCAGTGTGAATGGAGATGAGCCTTCACAGTCAGAG TCCATGGTCTCATGTCATGATGGAAGCCTGTCCTCGCCCCATGATTTGCTGCCCAATGATTTGGGCTTGTCAGGCAAGAAGCCCTATATGGAGAAAGGGGGTGCAGCCTCTCTGAAGGAGAATGTGTGTCAG GTGTGTGAGAAGACCGGGGAGCTACTTCTGTGTGAGGGCCAGTGCTGTGGAGCCTTCCATGTCCAGTGCATCGGCCTCACGGAAACCCCCAAAGGAAAGTTTGTCTGCAAGGAGTGTACCACAG GTGTGCACACCTGTTTCGTGTGCAAGACGGCGGGGCGGGACGTGAAGCGCTGCCAGATCCCGGTGTGCGGGAAGTTCTACCACATGGACTGCATCCTGAAGCACAGCCCCACCGTTCCCCAGATCCGCGGCTTCCGCTGCTCGCTGCACGTCTGCCTGGCCTGCTACATCACCAACCCCACCAACCCCAGCAGCTCCAAAG GCCGCCTGACCCGTTGTGTTCGCTGTCCTGTGGCGTACCACGCCAACGACTACTGCATGGCTGCTGGCTGCGTCCCGCTGGCCAATAACAGCTTCCTGTGCCCCAACCACTTCTCGGCACGCAAGGGCTGTCGCAACCATGAGCACATCAATGTCAGCTGGTGCTTCGTGTGCTCTGAGG GAGGTAGTCTGCTATGCTGTGAATCGTGTCCTGCTGCCTTCCACCGCGAGTGTCTGAACATCGACATGCCCAAGGGGAGCTGGTTCTGCAATGATTGCCGGGCCGGGAAGAAGCCCCACTTCAAGGACATTCTGTGGGTCAAAGTGGGTCGGTACAG ATGGTGGCCGGCGGAGGTCAGTCAACCTCGGAATGTTCCGGAAAACATCCTGAAAATGAGGCACGACGTGGGCGAGTTTCCTGTGCATTTCTTCGGCTCCAAGGATTACGTGTGGACGTATCAGGCCCGGGTGTTCCCTTACATGGAGGGCGACGCCAACAACAAGGAGAAGATGGGAAAGGGTGCGGACGCCATCTACAAGAAAG CTTTGCAGGAGGCAGCCGAAAGGTTCCGCGAGTTGCAGGCGGAGAAAGAGATGAGGCAATTGCAGGAGGACCGGAGGAATGACAAGAAACCGCCTCCCTACAGACACATAAAG GTGAACAGGCCCATAGGTAAGGTCCAGATCATCACAGCTGACCTCTCCGAGATCCCCCGCTGCAACTGCAAGGCCACGGACGAGAACCCGTGTGGCATCGACTCGGAATGCATCAACCGCATGCTGATGTACGAGTGCAACCCGCAGGTGTGCGCGGCCAGCGAACGCTGCCAAAACCAGAGCTTCACCAAGAGACAGTATTGCGATGTGGAGATCTTCCGCACGCTTTCTCGTGGATGGGGCCTGCGCTGCGTAAACGACATCAAGAAG ggGGCGTTTGTCAGCGAGTATGTGGGTGAAGTGATCGATGAGGAGGAATGCAGAGCTAGGATCAAACATGCCCAAGAAAACGACATCTGCAACTTCTACATGCTCACGTTGGACAAG GACCGAATCATCGACGCAGGACCCAAGGGGAACCAGGCCCGCTTCATGAATCATTGTTGCCAGCCCAACTGTGAGACACAGAAGTGGACGGTTAATGGTGATACCAGAGTGGGCCTGTTTGCCTTAGAAGACGTCCCAAAGG GTGTGGAGCTCACCTTCAACTACAACCTTGAGTGTCTGGGGAATGGGAAGACGGTGTGCAAATGTGGAGCTCCAAACTGCAGTGGGTTTTTGGGAGTTCGACCAAAG aaccAGCTCCCAGGAGAggataagaagaagaagaagcttcCAGTGAAACGTAAAAATAAGCTGGAGGTGACCAAGGAGCGTGAGGATGAATGTTTCTACTGTGGGGACAGCGGTCAGATCATCTCCTGCAAAAAGCCTGGTTGTCCAAAAGTCTATCACGCAGACTGCCTCAACCTCTCCAAGAGACCTGCAG GCCGATGGGAGTGCCCGTGGCACCAGTGTGACGCGTGTGGGCAGGAGGCGGCGTCCTTCTGCGAGATGTGCCCCAGCTCGTTCTGCGGCCAGCACCGCGAGGGCATGCTCTTCATCTCCAAGCTGGACGGCCGGCTCTCCTGCAGCGAGCACGACCCCTGTGGGCCCGACCCGCTTGAGCCCGGCGAGATCCGCGGCGAGTTCATACCGGACCTGGCCACCGCCCGGGCTATCGCGGCCGGGCTGCCACTTCCCCTCCCGATGCCAGCTGGGGCTGTTGCCTCCGCCTCCACGGCTGCCACCCTCCCCTGCCCGCTCAAGATGGGCCAACCCGCCTTAACGCCCGCCACCTCCAAGCTCTTGCCTGGTCCTGCCAAGGGGGACCCCATAGCCCAGTATAGGACCCCTGGCAGGCCCTTCGTGACTCCTACAGCAGATGGGGTGCTTGTGTCTCCCTCCGCTGGCTCGGTCCCTGCGAGCCCCAAAGAGGTGAAGGAAGAGGAGCCAGAGGATGAGGGGGAGGTTATCGAGGGCGTGGTAGAGGGGGACgatgacgaagaggaggaggaagaagaagaggaggaggaggaggaggaggaagaagaagaggaggaagaggaggaggaggagctggaggtgatcgaagacgaggaggagcagGACTACGAGGAGGTAGGCTTTGAGGATGGGGTGATCGAGGAGGCAGCCGAGgacgaggaagatgaggaagaggaggaggaggaggattgtGAGGACCCCTTCGAGGATGACTGGgaagagggggagtgtgtggatGGGGACGGAGACgcagacggagacggagacgtgGACGCGGACGCGTCTGCGGATGAGGACTTCGATGACTCGGCGGACCTTGGGGACGTGGAGAGGCTGGAGCAGAAGGAGTGGGAGCGAGTGATGGGTGGAGAGAAGTGA
- the si:ch1073-44g3.1 gene encoding UPF0461 protein C5orf24 homolog has product MMHQVANNNDYGLGGLSEEGQHSASHFELCSSQTKQFYPSVPPPSTALQLPLSNLPPLPQSMLKPMSCQMQDNPNDFHPQSVRMRSSNEAPEGSKKKKGLGKSGRRGRPSGTTKSAGYRTSTGRPPGTTRAAGFKTSPGRPLGTTKAAGYKVSPGRPPGSIKTLARLNKLEYGTSNGAPFPYAMMQKRALSDAAVKEKDNNDQRCAQVFELESGSSLKTLSSSPSQVSSL; this is encoded by the coding sequence ATGATGCACCAAGTTGCCAACAACAACGACTACGGTCTGGGTGGTCTGTCTGAGGAGGGCCAGCACTCTGCTAGCCATTTTGAACTGTGCAGCTCACAGACCAAACAGTTCTACCCCTCTGTCCCACCGCCCTCGACCGCCTTGCAATTGCCCCTCAGCAACCTGCCCCCACTGCCCCAGAGCATGCTCAAGCCCATGTCATGCCAAATGCAGGACAACCCCAACGACTTCCACCCGCAGTCGGTGAGGATGAGGAGCAGCAACGAGGCACCGGAGGGgtccaagaagaagaagggccTGGGCAAGTCTGGCCGGCGGGGGAGGCCCTCGGGCACCACCAAGTCCGCAGGCTACCGCACGAGCACCGGGCGACCGCCAGGCACGACCAGGGCGGCCGGCTTCAAGACCAGCCCGGGGAGGCCACTCGGCACCACCAAAGCCGCGGGCTACAAGGTCAGCCCGGGACGCCCCCCTGGGAGTATTAAGACACTGGCCCGGCTCAATAAACTAGAGTACGGTACGAGCAACGGTGCACCTTTCCCCTACGCCATGATGCAGAAGAGAGCACTGAGCGACGCAGCTGTCAAAGAGAAAGACAATAACGACCAGAGATGCGCACAGGTCTTTGAGCTCGAGTCCGGGTCGAGTTTGAAGACCCTGAgctcgagtccgagtcaagtGTCAAGCCTCTGA